One Trichoplusia ni isolate ovarian cell line Hi5 chromosome 6, tn1, whole genome shotgun sequence DNA segment encodes these proteins:
- the LOC113495383 gene encoding homeobox protein Hmx-like yields the protein MDSPVSSQDDRDIEVNVVSGASSPDITSSPSRKDQKSPFYELKKDKEEKATGSAPYTSFSISSILNRAEPRRESNVLEAALAANHFGSANDAMLSRLGLISQWSALAGRYGGLVPAPWYWQRPQDRTTPPREDSINNEEGSAGGSPRARSPARAPSPPSPSRSSSRSPRLHPALYPPPPDAQDSDPDVDESDDFDKDEKRDPNANLGKRKKKTRTVFSRSQVFQLEQTFDMKRYLSSSERAGLAASLHLTETQVKIWFQNRRNKWKRQLAAELEAANMAHAAQRLVRVPILYHESRPTSMPHTPMPLHPQFSEGVYFPSQPQQPLQPLPPSPVTSRAPLSSLV from the exons ATGGACTCGCCCGTTTCATCGCAAGACGACCGAGACATCGAGGTGAACGTGGTCTCCGGCGCAAGCAGCCCCGACATCACCTCCTCACCTTCTAGAAAAGACCAGAAAAGTCCCTTCTATGAGTTGAAGAAGGACAAAGAAGAGAAGGCGACTGGATCAGCTCCGTATACCAGTTTTTCTATCAGCTCTATATTGAATAGAGCAGAGCCGAGAAGAGAATCCAATGTTCTGGAAGCGGCGCTGGCTGCTAATCACTTTGGAAGTGCAAATGATGCTATGTTGTCCAG ATTGGGTCTGATATCACAATGGAGTGCGCTGGCGGGCCGGTACGGCGGACTAGTGCCGGCGCCGTGGTACTGGCAGCGGCCGCAAGACAGGACCACACCACCCAGAG AAGACTCTATCAACAATGAGGAGGGCTCAGCGGGCGGCTCCCCCCGCGCCCGCAGTCCTGCGCGTGCGCCGTCACCTCCCTCCCCCTCACGCTCGTCCTCCCGCTCCCCACGCCTTCACCCCGCACTCTACCCCCCGCCACCAGACGCACAGGACTCCGACCCTGACGTCGACGAGTCCGACGACTTCGACAAAGACGAAAAAAGAGACCCGAACGCCAACTTGGgcaaaagaaagaagaagaccAGAACCGTCTTCTCCCGGTCCCAAGTATTTCAACTGGAACAGACGTTCGATATGAAGCGGTACCTGAGCAGTTCCGAGCGGGCGGGCCTGGCTGCGTCACTACATCTGACGGAGACACAGGTGAAGATCTGGTTCCAGAACCGACGGAATAAGTGGAAGCGGCAGCTGGCCGCGGAGTTGGAGGCAGCGAACATGGCTCACGCGGCGCAGCGGTTGGTGCGGGTGCCGATCCTGTACCACGAGTCCCGGCCGACGTCGATGCCGCACACTCCGATGCCGCTGCACCCGCAGTTCTCGGAAGGCGTGTACTTCCCCAGCCAGCCGCAGCAGCCGCTGCAGCCCCTGCCCCCCTCCCCGGTGACCTCTCGCGCCCCGCTCTCTAGCCTCGTGTAG